A stretch of the Argentina anserina chromosome 6, drPotAnse1.1, whole genome shotgun sequence genome encodes the following:
- the LOC126799599 gene encoding B3 domain-containing protein At2g36080 → MSLNHFSPSELQETQWWNTLTTSQQNQQQHHPSFTMDTFHPQLYHNYQPSWLGSQIAQQPPTLNFNLNHQHNDPADRKLQHPELQIDMEDDKETMFEKPLTPSDVGKLNRLVIPKQHAEKYFPLAGGGGGESGGEKGLLLSFEDESGKCWRFRYSYWNSSQSYVLTKGWSRYVKEKRLDAGDVVLFERRRNDSERLFIRWRRRAVQESSGAGGGASNTSGQVRKSGGGESGGSRGGGWTRMFYSTPQSYPAHHHHSVPYPPDYLQHAATAAAVAAGSPVQNPTPSSSSGGNSRILRLFGVNLECQQQQDDESEPSTPDGSSLSSQGPTHHQFYPTN, encoded by the exons ATGTCATTGAACCATTTCTCTCCCTCCGAGCTTCAAGAAACGCAGTGGTGGAACACCTTGACTACGTCTCAACAAAACCAGCAACAGCATCATCCATCATTCACCATGGACACTTTCCACCCTCAATTGTATCATAATTACCAGCCCAGCTGGCTCGGCTCCCAAATCGCCCAACAGCCCCCGACCCTCAATTTCAACCTCAACCATCAGCACAACGACCCCGCGGACCGAAAATTACAACACCCGGAGCTTCAGATCGACATGGAAGATGACAAGGAGACCATGTTCGAGAAGCCACTGACGCCAAGCGACGTCGGCAAGCTCAACCGCCTCGTCATTCCCAAGCAGCACGCGGAGAAGTACTTCCCTCTCGCCGGCGGTGGCGGTGGAGAGTCGGGAGGCGAGAAAGGTCTGCTGCTGAGCTTCGAGGATGAGTCCGGGAAGTGCTGGAGGTTCCGGTACTCGTACTGGAACAGTAGCCAGAGCTACGTGTTAACCAAAGGGTGGAGCCGCTACGTGAAGGAAAAGCGCCTCGATGCAGGCGACGTCGTTTTGTTCGAGCGGCGCCGGAACGATAGTGAGCGTCTCTTCATTAGGTGGAGGCGCCGTGCGGTGCAAGAGAGCAGCGGCGCTGGGGGTGGGGCTAGTAATACGTCGGGCCAGGTTAGAAAAAGCGGTGGAGGTGAAAGTGGAGGAAGTAGAGGAGGAGGTTGGACCAGGATGTTCTATTCTACACCGCAGTCTTATCCGGCGCACCATCATCACAGTGTGCCATACCCACCTGACTATCTACAACATGCAGCcacagcagcagcagtagCAGCAG GGTCTCCAGTTCAGAACCCGACTCCGTCGTCGTCGTCCGGTGGCAACTCGAGGATATTGAGGCTGTTTGGGGTGAACTTGGAGTGCCAGCAGCAGCAGGATGATGAGTCCGAACCATCCacaccagatgggtcgtcttTGTCAAGCCAGGGTCCAACCCACCACCAGTTCTATCCTACTAATTAA